In Acidobacteriota bacterium, the following are encoded in one genomic region:
- the lspA gene encoding signal peptidase II, protein MTTNQLMGAGNHMSRSTSFLIAVLVLFADQLSKMLVIARVDAYATVVIIPGALNIIRSANRGIAFGILSDSSSPWTKLGLIVLASVVMVFIGGLLWKTSGMPGATRMGLAMVLVMGGAAGNLLDRLLRGEVTDFLDFYVGRYHWYTFNVADAAITIGAALVLLDVFSARRAPDSGLN, encoded by the coding sequence ATGACAACGAATCAATTGATGGGCGCTGGTAACCACATGTCCCGCTCGACTAGCTTTCTCATCGCCGTGCTGGTTCTGTTCGCTGACCAACTGTCCAAGATGTTGGTGATCGCGCGCGTCGATGCGTACGCGACGGTCGTGATCATCCCCGGCGCGCTGAACATCATTCGCTCAGCCAACCGGGGCATCGCTTTCGGCATACTCTCTGACTCCTCTTCACCGTGGACAAAACTGGGCCTGATCGTGCTCGCTTCGGTGGTCATGGTCTTCATCGGCGGGCTGCTCTGGAAAACGAGCGGCATGCCCGGCGCTACTCGAATGGGGCTGGCGATGGTGCTGGTGATGGGCGGCGCGGCGGGCAATCTGCTGGACCGGCTGCTGCGCGGCGAAGTAACCGACTTCCTCGATTTCTACGTAGGCCGCTATCACTGGTACACTTTTAACGTGGCCGATGCGGCCATCACCATCGGCGCGGCTCTGGTGCTGTTGGACGTTTTCTCCGCGCGTCGCGCGCCGGACTCCGGCCTGAACTAG
- a CDS encoding isoleucine--tRNA ligase, which produces MDLKSTVNLPKTDFPMKANLPLTEPVILERWEAQNVYGRLREQRVGAPLFTLHDGPPYANGNIHLGTALNKILKDFIVKSKSMAGFNAPYVPGWDCHGLPIELKVDQDLGAKKAGMTAADIRRACREYAGKYVDQHRKDFKRLGVLGRWDDPYLTMSAQYEAVIADAFVDFLDKGYIYKGLKPVHWCMSCRTALAEAEVEHHDHTSPSIWVKFSLPIEAATDALASELATIIGSRKVAALIWTTTPWTLPANLALSFHPETDYSVVDSASETDSALLIIAQPMVAQVAAKLGWTNHKILGVLPGKKFEHARFRHPFLDRDSLGLLGDHVTMEQGSGIVHTAPGHGVEDFIVGEKYHLPVLCPVDNRGRFELGDLEYSGKTVFEANPIVIEILRARGALLHTESLSHSYPHCWRCRKPVIFRATEQWFINLNHDDLRGRSLAEIRQVKWLPEWGMERISNMVATRPDWCISRQRVWGVPIIVFFCECCNKQFTERAALKHVVELFRRETADVWYTRTPAELLPVGTKCSHCGASEFRTERDILDVWFDSGSSHLAVLGNDPQLPWPADMYIEGGDQYRGWFHSSLLVAVGLKGKAPYKEVATHGWVLDGQGHAMHKSLGNVIEPQTIIKSHGAEILRLWVASQDFKEDLRISKEMLERMSDSYRKIRNTFRYLLSNLYDFDPAKDQVPASSMLEVDQWALQRTAQLVEQCRTHYQEYAFHKVYHAVYHFCTVEMSAFYLDITKDRLYTSAAGGPARRSAQTALYRMADALVRLIAPIMCFTAEEVWRHLPSAAGKTNDKAGERESIHFAIFPAPEEFTAGLSADQLTNLKNWDRLIAVRDEVLKKLEVARRDKFIGQSLEAKVELSASGDTAALLDQYRAMLPMLFIVSQVALNAGAAPAPDTVSEGITELGLKVHKAAGEKCERCWNYSIQVGMDKEFVTLCERCAPVVHSLIP; this is translated from the coding sequence GTGGACCTGAAGAGTACCGTCAATCTACCCAAGACTGATTTTCCCATGAAGGCCAATCTCCCGCTGACGGAGCCGGTGATTCTGGAACGCTGGGAAGCGCAAAACGTCTATGGACGATTGCGCGAGCAGCGGGTCGGCGCGCCGCTCTTCACGTTGCATGACGGGCCTCCCTACGCCAACGGCAACATTCACCTCGGCACGGCGCTCAACAAGATACTCAAGGACTTCATCGTGAAGTCGAAGAGCATGGCCGGATTCAACGCGCCCTACGTGCCCGGTTGGGACTGCCACGGCCTGCCGATCGAGTTGAAAGTGGACCAGGACCTAGGCGCCAAGAAAGCTGGCATGACTGCCGCCGACATCCGTCGCGCCTGTCGCGAATATGCCGGCAAATACGTTGACCAGCACCGCAAGGATTTCAAACGCCTCGGCGTGCTCGGTCGCTGGGATGATCCCTACCTCACCATGTCGGCGCAATATGAGGCCGTCATCGCCGACGCTTTCGTCGATTTTCTGGACAAGGGATACATTTACAAGGGTCTGAAGCCGGTGCACTGGTGCATGAGTTGTCGCACCGCGCTGGCCGAGGCCGAGGTCGAGCATCACGACCACACCTCGCCCTCCATCTGGGTGAAGTTTTCTCTTCCGATCGAGGCTGCCACGGACGCGTTGGCTTCTGAACTCGCCACCATAATCGGCAGCAGAAAAGTCGCGGCGTTGATCTGGACCACCACGCCTTGGACGCTGCCGGCTAATCTGGCTCTCTCCTTCCACCCCGAGACGGATTATTCGGTGGTCGACTCCGCTAGCGAAACAGACTCCGCTCTGCTGATCATCGCGCAGCCCATGGTCGCGCAGGTCGCGGCGAAGCTCGGCTGGACGAATCACAAAATTCTCGGCGTCCTGCCCGGAAAGAAGTTTGAGCACGCGCGCTTCCGCCATCCGTTCCTCGATCGCGACTCGCTCGGTCTCCTCGGCGATCACGTCACCATGGAGCAGGGCAGCGGCATCGTCCACACCGCGCCGGGGCACGGCGTGGAGGACTTCATCGTCGGCGAAAAGTATCACCTGCCCGTGCTGTGTCCGGTGGATAATCGCGGACGGTTCGAGTTGGGCGACCTGGAGTATTCCGGCAAGACAGTTTTCGAAGCCAACCCCATCGTGATCGAGATACTCCGCGCGCGCGGCGCGTTGCTGCACACCGAATCGCTGAGCCACTCCTATCCGCATTGCTGGCGCTGCCGCAAGCCGGTCATCTTCCGCGCGACGGAACAATGGTTCATTAACCTGAATCACGACGACCTGCGCGGCCGCTCACTCGCCGAGATTCGCCAAGTGAAGTGGCTGCCCGAATGGGGCATGGAGCGTATCTCCAACATGGTGGCCACGCGGCCCGACTGGTGCATCTCGCGCCAGCGCGTTTGGGGCGTTCCGATCATCGTGTTCTTCTGCGAGTGCTGTAATAAGCAGTTCACCGAGCGCGCCGCCCTGAAACACGTGGTCGAGCTGTTCCGCCGCGAGACCGCCGACGTTTGGTATACCAGGACGCCGGCCGAGTTGCTCCCCGTGGGAACGAAATGTAGTCACTGCGGCGCGAGTGAGTTCCGCACCGAGCGTGACATTCTCGATGTGTGGTTCGACTCCGGATCGAGTCACCTGGCTGTGCTCGGTAACGACCCGCAACTGCCGTGGCCCGCCGACATGTATATTGAGGGTGGGGACCAATATCGCGGATGGTTCCACTCGTCTCTGCTGGTGGCCGTGGGTCTGAAGGGAAAAGCTCCTTACAAGGAAGTGGCCACGCACGGCTGGGTGCTCGACGGTCAGGGCCATGCCATGCACAAGTCGCTCGGCAACGTCATTGAGCCGCAGACCATCATCAAGTCGCACGGCGCGGAGATACTCCGCCTGTGGGTGGCCTCGCAGGACTTCAAGGAAGATTTGCGCATCTCGAAAGAGATGCTGGAGCGGATGTCGGATTCCTATCGCAAGATTCGCAACACCTTTCGCTACCTGCTCTCGAACCTCTACGATTTCGATCCTGCGAAGGATCAGGTGCCAGCATCTTCCATGCTGGAAGTCGATCAGTGGGCATTGCAGCGCACCGCGCAGCTTGTCGAGCAGTGCCGCACTCACTATCAGGAGTACGCGTTCCACAAGGTCTATCACGCCGTCTACCATTTCTGCACCGTGGAGATGAGTGCATTCTATCTGGACATCACCAAGGACCGGCTCTACACCTCCGCCGCCGGCGGCCCGGCGCGGCGCAGCGCGCAGACCGCTCTCTATCGCATGGCCGACGCGCTGGTGCGCCTGATCGCGCCCATCATGTGCTTCACCGCGGAGGAAGTCTGGCGGCATCTGCCGTCCGCCGCCGGAAAGACGAACGACAAGGCAGGTGAGCGCGAGAGCATTCACTTCGCAATATTTCCCGCGCCGGAGGAGTTCACCGCGGGACTGAGCGCCGATCAACTCACCAATCTCAAGAACTGGGACCGCCTCATCGCGGTGCGCGACGAAGTCCTGAAAAAGTTGGAAGTCGCCCGCCGCGATAAGTTCATCGGCCAGTCGCTGGAAGCAAAAGTCGAGTTGTCCGCCAGCGGTGACACGGCGGCGCTGCTCGATCAATACCGCGCCATGCTGCCGATGCTGTTCATCGTATCGCAGGTGGCGCTGAATGCTGGTGCCGCGCCTGCTCCTGACACGGTCTCTGAAGGCATCACGGAACTCGGCCTTAAAGTGCACAAAGCGGCTGGAGAAAAATGTGAGCGTTGCTGGAACTATTCCATCCAAGTTGGTATGGATAAAGAATTTGTAACATTATGCGAACGTTGCGCTCCGGTGGTCCACAGCCTGATCCCCTGA
- a CDS encoding HEAT repeat domain-containing protein, with product MKRGIMGIMFSLGLTVRDYRRGLGIISTKPEIIEGAGGTTLYLRKNLIEGMRVMAADKRDSHKGDTTLGMDIDSFMTAQSLMDPKAIAHSVNFGMFMQGSGLKAPQGFQGAPGDMLALAEQAAQAALLNPEVDPKETVQALARVLNDLSPDYLLSSMPAERQNAYKGLPGIEVAHALAEDVALQWAKQKFGTAEGAEGIRVAQDDVVQILGRALRTTQVAERLLQKINVLVERKELPVEVHDRIRQEMGWAGLTPDEQHVHLMQLAEFGEQAFRHFIEYVKQTGKDGLLEKTTEVAGHFFETLPAASGPARDSVLAHLPELIRVLTGMNTLDFVRKVVVQLCSQLSESGTQNDPGHVHIANALTTAAHSMGMFEDFDTALRIGLELDRNRQKDSAAHQSCCAVGLENLLAPATAQKLIDLAIQKTSDPAASRTIASLLRLVENQAAEAVFLMLEDERVAANRSKLLHISQQLGAGSFEAASKRMKDERWYVVRNACYVLGALSDPDVVSHLMPAFSHSDPRVQEAAVSALVKGNLPNRGAALVVALPNLSQHLQESVLNELIMLKDASAIVPLAEFLKNAS from the coding sequence ATGAAGCGCGGCATCATGGGCATTATGTTTTCACTCGGCCTTACTGTCCGTGACTACCGTCGCGGCCTGGGCATCATTTCAACCAAGCCCGAGATCATTGAAGGCGCCGGCGGCACGACCCTCTACCTGCGCAAGAATCTCATCGAAGGCATGCGGGTGATGGCCGCCGACAAGAGGGATTCGCACAAAGGCGACACCACCCTGGGCATGGATATCGATTCGTTCATGACCGCGCAATCGCTCATGGACCCCAAGGCCATCGCGCATTCGGTGAACTTCGGAATGTTCATGCAGGGCTCGGGACTGAAAGCGCCACAGGGATTTCAGGGCGCGCCGGGCGACATGCTGGCACTGGCGGAGCAAGCGGCCCAAGCGGCATTACTGAATCCGGAGGTGGACCCCAAGGAGACGGTACAAGCGCTGGCGCGGGTTCTCAACGATCTCTCCCCGGACTACCTGCTCTCGTCAATGCCCGCGGAGCGACAGAACGCCTACAAGGGATTACCCGGCATTGAGGTGGCTCACGCCTTAGCCGAAGACGTTGCCCTCCAGTGGGCGAAGCAAAAGTTCGGCACGGCGGAGGGAGCGGAAGGCATTCGCGTTGCGCAGGATGATGTCGTCCAAATACTGGGCCGCGCGTTGCGCACCACGCAGGTGGCGGAACGGCTGCTGCAAAAAATCAATGTTCTGGTGGAACGCAAAGAACTGCCTGTGGAGGTTCATGATCGCATCCGGCAGGAAATGGGGTGGGCAGGACTAACCCCCGATGAGCAGCACGTTCATCTGATGCAACTGGCCGAGTTTGGTGAGCAAGCGTTTCGCCACTTCATCGAATACGTTAAACAGACCGGGAAGGATGGCTTGCTCGAAAAAACAACGGAGGTGGCCGGACATTTTTTTGAGACGCTGCCAGCCGCCAGCGGCCCGGCGCGGGACTCCGTGCTGGCTCATCTGCCGGAGCTGATCCGCGTGCTGACGGGAATGAACACGCTGGACTTCGTCCGCAAAGTGGTTGTGCAGCTTTGCAGTCAGTTAAGCGAGAGCGGTACGCAGAATGACCCGGGGCATGTTCACATCGCCAATGCGCTCACCACCGCGGCGCACTCCATGGGAATGTTTGAAGACTTCGATACCGCCCTGCGCATTGGACTGGAACTGGATCGCAACCGGCAAAAAGACAGCGCGGCCCATCAATCCTGTTGCGCCGTGGGCCTGGAAAACCTGCTGGCGCCGGCCACCGCTCAGAAGCTGATTGATCTGGCGATTCAAAAGACCAGTGATCCCGCCGCCAGCCGCACTATTGCTTCCCTGCTGCGGCTGGTCGAGAACCAGGCGGCGGAAGCAGTCTTCCTGATGCTGGAGGACGAGCGCGTGGCGGCGAACCGCTCCAAGCTGTTGCACATTTCGCAGCAATTGGGCGCTGGATCATTCGAGGCCGCCAGCAAACGCATGAAGGATGAACGCTGGTACGTGGTCCGCAACGCCTGCTATGTGCTGGGCGCGCTCTCCGATCCCGATGTGGTTTCGCATCTCATGCCCGCCTTCTCGCATTCCGATCCACGAGTTCAGGAAGCGGCCGTGTCGGCGCTGGTGAAGGGCAATCTTCCCAATCGCGGCGCGGCTCTGGTCGTGGCGTTGCCGAACCTGTCGCAGCATCTGCAGGAATCGGTCCTCAACGAACTCATCATGTTGAAAGACGCGTCCGCCATCGTCCCCCTCGCCGAGTTTCTGAAAAACGCCTCGTGA
- a CDS encoding prolipoprotein diacylglyceryl transferase, whose translation MYPKLFTIGDYVLPTYGLLVVTGMMLGLYAAGKLAAREGLAADRIFNLGIYLALAGIIGSKLALIAQDWDYFGANPARIFSMSTLQSGGIFYGGLIASILTAVYLTRKYDLSFLRAGDVLMPGVALGLGLGRLGCFSAGCCWGKETDAQWGVTYTNSYSHETVGVPLNVALHPTQIYESVLSLAIFAFLWHRHRHKKYHGEILGWYLLLGPASRFVVELARHHSEEAWLFGHVVSDAQGISVMLFLFGAWLLWLSPYRRRALRPA comes from the coding sequence ATGTATCCCAAACTTTTCACCATCGGCGATTACGTGCTGCCCACTTATGGGCTGCTCGTCGTTACCGGAATGATGTTGGGCCTCTACGCGGCGGGGAAGCTGGCGGCGCGGGAGGGGCTGGCCGCCGACCGCATCTTTAATCTGGGCATCTATCTGGCGCTGGCGGGGATCATCGGGTCGAAGCTGGCCTTGATCGCGCAGGACTGGGATTATTTCGGCGCGAACCCGGCGCGGATTTTCTCCATGTCCACGTTGCAGTCGGGTGGAATTTTCTACGGCGGGTTGATCGCTTCGATTCTCACCGCCGTCTATCTGACGCGCAAGTATGACCTGTCGTTCCTGCGCGCCGGCGATGTGCTGATGCCGGGCGTGGCGCTGGGGCTGGGGCTGGGTCGCCTCGGCTGTTTTTCGGCGGGCTGCTGCTGGGGCAAAGAGACCGACGCTCAGTGGGGAGTCACTTACACGAATTCGTACAGCCATGAGACGGTCGGCGTTCCGCTCAACGTCGCCCTGCATCCGACGCAGATTTATGAGTCCGTGCTCAGTCTGGCGATCTTCGCGTTTCTCTGGCATCGGCATCGCCACAAGAAATATCACGGCGAGATATTGGGCTGGTATCTGCTGCTCGGCCCGGCGTCGCGCTTTGTGGTCGAGTTGGCGCGGCATCACTCGGAGGAAGCGTGGCTGTTCGGGCACGTGGTCTCCGACGCGCAAGGCATCAGCGTTATGTTGTTTTTGTTCGGCGCTTGGCTGCTGTGGCTAAGCCCGTATCGGCGACGCGCGTTGCGCCCGGCGTGA